The following are encoded in a window of Chloroflexota bacterium genomic DNA:
- a CDS encoding WecB/TagA/CpsF family glycosyltransferase, translating into MNESWHSINLIGAKLTLLDWDGLIRTVAESVRSGRKILVASGNVFSFNLAYEKPWFRDFLNRANIVRLEGEGLRWGARVLGHRTPRRIVFADWIWDLADMAAREGFSFFLLGSRPGVADKAAARLRERFPNLRIAGTHHGYFDKTPGSAENEAVIQQINAARPNILFVGFGMPLQERWLADNWERLDVNVAFTCGALFDYVSGELRRAPKWMNDHGLEWLGRLIIEPRRLWRRYVIGNPLFLWRVLKQRLRQEMSGGRGPDEGGAA; encoded by the coding sequence ATGAACGAGTCTTGGCATTCCATCAACCTCATCGGTGCCAAACTGACCTTGCTGGACTGGGATGGCCTTATCCGCACGGTGGCCGAATCCGTGCGTTCGGGGCGCAAAATCCTTGTGGCGTCGGGCAACGTGTTCTCGTTCAACCTGGCCTACGAGAAGCCGTGGTTCCGAGATTTCCTCAATCGGGCCAACATCGTGCGATTGGAGGGCGAGGGGCTTCGGTGGGGCGCGCGGGTTTTAGGCCATCGGACGCCGCGCCGTATCGTGTTCGCCGATTGGATATGGGATTTGGCCGACATGGCCGCGAGGGAGGGCTTTTCCTTCTTCCTGCTCGGCTCGCGCCCTGGCGTGGCCGACAAGGCCGCCGCGCGCCTTCGGGAGCGCTTCCCGAACCTGCGCATCGCGGGCACGCACCACGGCTACTTTGACAAGACGCCAGGTAGCGCAGAAAACGAGGCGGTCATCCAGCAGATCAACGCGGCCCGGCCCAACATCCTGTTTGTGGGGTTCGGGATGCCCCTGCAGGAGCGGTGGCTGGCCGACAACTGGGAGCGCCTGGACGTGAACGTGGCATTCACATGCGGCGCGCTGTTTGACTACGTTTCGGGCGAGTTGCGCCGCGCGCCCAAGTGGATGAACGACCACGGGCTGGAGTGGCTGGGGCGGCTGATCATTGAGCCGCGACGCCTGTGGCGGCGCTATGTCATCGGCAACCCGCTGTTTCTGTGGCGGGTGCTGAAGCAGCGGCTGCGGCAGGAGATGAGCGGCGGGCGAGGGCCAGATGAAGGCGGCGCGGCGTAG
- a CDS encoding O-antigen ligase family protein: protein MKAARRSWAETAGAALIVAAAGAAAVAPAFGWAACLGVAAGLALIGVGRGLRRPPAWGAMAVLAAMSLVSAAITQTPDATWPRVWQLWAGLGMFWALAAWARTRERVAAVGAGLAGAGVALALASPFVVNWFTARKTFFPPSVYALFPRLVSDTVHPNIMAGALLCVIFIPLAWALRPPTVSARRTLARRLWGARGVWAVACLLMLVVLFLTKSRGAWAAFLAGGAILAVLMVRRRAALAAALLLAAALAAGVGYWALAGGAWQPPMESDILDISTFAFRLRMWHYATMLIGDFPLTGVGMGGFNVALRDLYGYAAFSQPGAHSLYLQAALDLGLPGLAALVAVMAMAAWRAIVALRRLRAAGDDLWSLAAGAVASLAALLAQGLLDVAVWGTKGSVLLWGVLALLYALGGAGSASDAASARREADSPTPKS, encoded by the coding sequence ATGAAGGCGGCGCGGCGTAGTTGGGCAGAGACGGCGGGCGCGGCGTTGATCGTGGCGGCTGCAGGGGCCGCAGCGGTTGCGCCCGCATTCGGCTGGGCGGCGTGTCTGGGCGTGGCGGCGGGGCTGGCCCTGATAGGCGTGGGGCGTGGCCTGCGGCGTCCGCCTGCCTGGGGCGCGATGGCGGTGCTCGCCGCGATGTCGCTGGTGTCGGCGGCGATCACGCAGACGCCCGACGCCACATGGCCGCGAGTCTGGCAGTTGTGGGCCGGCCTGGGGATGTTCTGGGCGCTGGCGGCGTGGGCGCGGACGCGCGAGCGCGTGGCTGCCGTTGGGGCGGGGCTTGCAGGCGCGGGGGTGGCGCTGGCGCTGGCGTCGCCCTTTGTGGTGAACTGGTTCACCGCGCGCAAGACATTCTTCCCGCCATCCGTGTATGCCCTGTTCCCGCGCCTGGTCAGCGACACGGTGCACCCCAATATCATGGCGGGGGCGCTGCTGTGCGTGATCTTCATCCCGCTGGCGTGGGCGCTGAGGCCCCCGACGGTGTCGGCGAGGCGAACCCTGGCCCGCAGGCTGTGGGGGGCGCGCGGCGTCTGGGCCGTAGCCTGCCTGCTGATGCTCGTGGTGCTGTTCCTCACGAAATCCCGCGGGGCCTGGGCGGCGTTCCTGGCAGGGGGCGCGATCCTGGCCGTGCTGATGGTGCGCCGACGCGCGGCGCTGGCGGCGGCCTTGCTCCTTGCGGCGGCGCTGGCCGCGGGCGTCGGCTACTGGGCGCTGGCGGGCGGGGCCTGGCAGCCGCCGATGGAGTCGGACATTCTGGACATATCCACCTTCGCGTTCCGTTTGCGGATGTGGCATTACGCCACGATGCTCATCGGCGACTTCCCGCTGACCGGCGTGGGCATGGGCGGGTTCAATGTGGCCCTGCGCGACCTGTACGGGTACGCGGCCTTCAGCCAGCCGGGAGCGCATAGCCTTTACCTTCAGGCGGCGCTGGATCTGGGGCTGCCGGGGCTTGCGGCGCTTGTGGCGGTGATGGCCATGGCCGCGTGGCGCGCCATCGTGGCCCTGCGTCGGCTGCGGGCGGCCGGCGACGACCTGTGGTCCCTGGCGGCCGGGGCCGTCGCGAGCCTGGCGGCCCTGCTGGCCCAGGGGCTGCTGGACGTGGCCGTGTGGGGCACGAAGGGCAGCGTCCTGCTTTGGGGGGTGCTGGCGCTCCTGTACGCGTTGGGCGGCGCGGGGAGCGCGTCGGACGCCGCATCCGCGCGCCGCGAGGCCGATTCGCCCACCCCGAAATCCTGA
- a CDS encoding PEP/pyruvate-binding domain-containing protein, translating into MDENGRFMPKVLQLYLEISQYPILASRIRERMRQELFSRGVISQERFEAEVREKAILSQQREGLSDPLVQETAEMWNERLRQIRDTLTDFYFAYNLPHDLFRGIVSEILGPQRLTDDDILTFNPELAPWDILFAKGEEYEALPPERRARIQHHLQEIIVVLLKAMISDHLQFLGVARGVFTIRDLKEIRQRRIGRGKIGGKAAGMLLAWKILQTDDSEVARRLRPLVSIPDSYYVGSDVYYDFHAYNHLLEYINQKYLPQAEIEAAYPRIYDVYRQGRFPPEITRALRDLLEDIGPVPIIVRSSSLLEDSFGTSFAGKYESHFCPNQGTLDENLSALCDVIARIYASVVNPAALLYRKKMGLLDYDERMAILIQKVQGQRYGRWFFPMAAGVAFSRNPFRWNPRIRREDGLVRMVCGLGTRAVDRVPNDYPRMVALSHPKLRPETTTEDIRRYSQHFIDVLDMEDNEFRSLPIEEVVDEDYPPLPYLVSWDYGDYFSPMRPFERDTKVRMVFTFDRLLTETNFAADMRDFLALLERRYGRPVDMEFTLDLAPDGGKPRAYIRLLQCRPQASMAEAEGVQVPDIPEERALFISRRLVPHGRVADIRYVIYIRPDAYAALPLPSQKAEVARVVGRLNQKLAGERFILIGPGRWGSSSMDLGVKVSYADIYNARMLVELGISGTDATPEVSYGTHFFQDLVEAQIYPLAIFPDAPGALFRTEFFEGSPNALADLLPEDARWGDVVRVLDIPALTGGKRLEVVMDSDEEMAVGFLR; encoded by the coding sequence ATGGACGAGAACGGGCGGTTCATGCCCAAGGTGTTGCAACTGTATCTGGAGATCAGCCAGTATCCCATCCTGGCGTCGCGAATCCGCGAGCGCATGCGCCAGGAACTGTTCTCGCGCGGCGTCATCTCGCAGGAGCGGTTTGAGGCGGAAGTTCGCGAGAAGGCCATCCTGTCGCAGCAGCGCGAGGGGCTTTCGGATCCGCTGGTGCAGGAGACGGCCGAGATGTGGAACGAGCGGCTGCGCCAGATTCGCGACACGCTTACCGATTTCTACTTCGCGTATAACTTGCCGCACGACCTTTTCCGCGGCATCGTGAGCGAGATCCTGGGGCCTCAACGCCTGACGGATGACGACATCCTGACCTTCAACCCCGAACTGGCGCCGTGGGACATCCTGTTCGCCAAAGGGGAGGAGTACGAGGCGTTGCCGCCGGAGCGGCGAGCGCGGATTCAACATCACCTGCAGGAGATCATCGTCGTCCTGCTCAAGGCGATGATCAGCGATCACCTGCAGTTCCTCGGCGTGGCGCGGGGGGTTTTCACCATCCGCGACCTGAAGGAGATACGCCAGCGCCGCATCGGTCGCGGGAAGATCGGGGGCAAGGCTGCCGGCATGCTCCTGGCCTGGAAGATTCTCCAGACCGATGACTCGGAGGTGGCCCGGCGACTACGCCCGCTGGTGAGCATCCCCGATTCGTACTACGTAGGCTCGGATGTCTATTACGACTTCCATGCCTACAATCACCTGTTGGAGTATATCAATCAGAAGTACCTGCCGCAGGCCGAGATTGAGGCGGCGTATCCGCGCATCTACGACGTGTACCGCCAGGGGCGGTTCCCGCCGGAGATCACCCGGGCGCTGCGCGACCTGCTGGAGGACATCGGGCCGGTCCCCATCATCGTGCGGTCTTCTAGCCTGCTGGAGGACAGTTTCGGCACGTCCTTCGCGGGCAAGTACGAGAGCCATTTCTGCCCGAATCAGGGCACGCTGGACGAGAACCTGTCGGCGCTCTGCGACGTCATCGCGCGCATCTACGCCAGCGTGGTGAACCCCGCGGCCCTGCTGTACCGCAAGAAGATGGGGCTGCTGGACTACGACGAGCGCATGGCGATCCTCATCCAGAAGGTGCAGGGCCAGCGTTATGGCCGCTGGTTCTTCCCGATGGCGGCGGGCGTCGCCTTCAGCCGCAACCCGTTCCGGTGGAACCCGCGCATCCGCCGGGAGGACGGGCTGGTGCGCATGGTCTGCGGGCTGGGGACGCGCGCCGTGGACCGGGTCCCCAACGACTACCCGCGCATGGTGGCCTTGAGCCATCCCAAGTTGCGCCCCGAGACGACCACCGAGGACATCCGCCGGTATTCCCAGCACTTCATAGATGTGCTGGACATGGAGGATAACGAGTTTCGTTCGCTGCCGATAGAAGAGGTGGTGGACGAGGACTACCCGCCGCTGCCCTACCTCGTCTCGTGGGATTATGGCGACTACTTCTCGCCCATGCGGCCCTTTGAGCGCGACACCAAAGTGCGGATGGTGTTCACCTTTGACCGCCTGCTGACGGAGACGAACTTCGCGGCCGACATGCGCGACTTCCTGGCGCTGCTGGAGCGGCGATACGGCCGTCCGGTGGACATGGAGTTCACGCTGGACCTGGCGCCGGACGGCGGGAAGCCCCGCGCCTACATCCGCCTGCTCCAGTGCCGCCCGCAGGCCAGCATGGCCGAAGCCGAAGGCGTGCAGGTGCCGGACATCCCCGAAGAGCGCGCGCTGTTCATCTCCCGGCGACTGGTGCCACACGGCAGGGTGGCCGACATCCGATACGTCATCTACATCCGCCCCGATGCATACGCGGCGCTGCCCTTGCCGTCGCAGAAGGCCGAAGTGGCGCGGGTGGTGGGGCGGCTCAATCAGAAACTGGCGGGCGAACGGTTCATCCTCATCGGCCCGGGGCGATGGGGTAGTTCTAGCATGGACCTGGGCGTGAAAGTGTCCTACGCCGACATCTACAATGCGCGGATGCTGGTGGAACTTGGGATTTCGGGCACAGACGCCACCCCGGAGGTCTCCTACGGCACGCACTTTTTCCAGGACTTGGTGGAGGCGCAGATATACCCGCTGGCGATCTTCCCCGACGCGCCCGGCGCGCTGTTCAGGACGGAGTTCTTTGAGGGCAGCCCGAATGCGCTGGCGGACCTGCTGCCCGAAGACGCCCGCTGGGGCGATGTGGTGCGGGTGCTGGACATCCCCGCGCTGACGGGCGGCAAGCGGCTGGAGGTCGTGATGGACAGCGACGAAGAGATGGCTGTAGGATTTCTGAGGTAG
- a CDS encoding zinc-dependent alcohol dehydrogenase family protein: protein MRAMLLRHIGPVETAPLEAVELPDPRPGSGEVRIRVRACGVCHTDLHTVEGELRLPRLPLIPGHQIVGVVDEVGDGVGHLELGRRVGVGWLGWTCGVCAFCRSGRENLCERAQFTGLHRDGGYAEYAVADARFVYRLPEGFSDVEAAPLLCAGIIGYRALRLSGVQPGQNLGLYGFGASAHIVLQIARHWGCRVYVFTRGAGHRALARELGAVWVGGAENDAGARMHASIIFAPAGALVPQALAALEKGGTLALAGITMSDVPAMPYDLLYHERTVRSVANSTREDALGLLEAAAQVPVRTEVETYSLGDANRALQRLKARKVQGAAVLVVGPPGRNE from the coding sequence ATGCGAGCCATGCTGTTGCGACACATCGGCCCTGTGGAGACCGCCCCGCTGGAGGCGGTGGAACTGCCCGATCCGCGCCCTGGCTCCGGCGAGGTGCGCATTCGGGTTCGCGCGTGCGGCGTGTGCCACACGGACTTGCACACGGTGGAGGGCGAGTTGCGCCTGCCCAGGTTGCCCCTCATCCCCGGCCACCAGATCGTGGGCGTGGTGGACGAGGTGGGCGACGGCGTGGGGCATCTGGAATTGGGCCGGCGAGTCGGCGTGGGATGGTTGGGCTGGACGTGCGGCGTGTGCGCGTTCTGCCGCAGCGGGCGCGAGAACCTGTGCGAGCGCGCGCAGTTCACCGGCCTGCACCGCGACGGCGGGTACGCGGAGTACGCCGTGGCCGATGCGCGGTTCGTGTACCGCCTGCCCGAAGGGTTTTCGGACGTGGAGGCCGCCCCGTTGCTGTGCGCGGGGATCATCGGTTATCGGGCGCTTCGGCTGAGCGGCGTGCAGCCCGGGCAAAACCTGGGCCTGTACGGGTTCGGCGCGTCGGCGCACATCGTGCTGCAGATCGCGCGCCATTGGGGGTGCCGGGTGTACGTCTTCACGCGGGGCGCGGGACATCGGGCGCTGGCGCGGGAGTTGGGCGCGGTGTGGGTAGGCGGGGCCGAGAACGATGCCGGGGCGCGAATGCATGCGAGCATCATCTTCGCGCCGGCGGGCGCGCTGGTGCCACAGGCGTTGGCGGCGCTGGAAAAGGGCGGGACGCTGGCGCTGGCCGGCATCACCATGAGCGACGTCCCGGCGATGCCCTACGACCTGCTGTACCACGAGCGCACGGTGCGGAGCGTGGCCAACAGCACGCGGGAGGACGCCCTGGGGCTGCTGGAGGCCGCCGCGCAGGTGCCCGTGCGCACCGAGGTGGAGACGTATTCCCTGGGCGACGCCAACCGCGCACTGCAGCGCCTGAAGGCGCGGAAGGTCCAGGGTGCTGCTGTGCTTGTGGTAGGGCCGCCAGGCCGCAATGAGTAG
- a CDS encoding cation:proton antiporter, giving the protein MGETTFVPLFLITVLAAAVPLLSTAFRRIQIPIVVGEILVGMIIGRSGLNLVHESPSLAFLAEFGFAFLMFLSGLEVDFTVLVPQNRPSSSERRPVSPVMLGSLIFMLTVTLSVVVSFWFAAMGLIRTPILMGLILSTTSLGVVVPVLKERRMISSAYGQTILVSALLADFATLLLISVVVAIQQRGLTPDLLLVLVLVVAFFVLLRVAQALQRIGVVRRVITELSSATAQIRVRGAFALIVLWVMLAQALGLEIILGAFLAGALVSLLGGNREAPLREKLEAIGFGFFIPIFFIMVGVRFDLGSLVNSPAALVLLPVLLVAAYVVKVAPALLLRMRFSWREALSAGLLLSSRLSLIIAASAIALELGTISEAVNSAIILVAIVTCTASPLLFLRFAPRVEEKARRGVVIVGASELGLLVARRLAAEQMPATIVGRDEARIAVVRQQGFAAVHGDPLESRTLEQAGIANAEAVVSVSSRPEVNWHVCSVALHVYGVPTVVAWADRAEDARALQDMGVLVVQPAMATALALEGALRFPSAFDLIANKEDEAELGESVICDAALDGVRLRHLTIPGGALLIGIRRDGEVIVPHGDTRLRLNDVVMLVGPRDAVREACEWFEGRCK; this is encoded by the coding sequence ATGGGAGAGACAACCTTTGTGCCGTTGTTTCTGATAACCGTCCTGGCGGCAGCCGTTCCCCTCCTATCCACCGCTTTCCGCAGGATTCAGATTCCCATCGTCGTGGGCGAGATTCTGGTGGGCATGATCATCGGTAGGAGTGGCCTGAACCTTGTGCACGAATCGCCCTCACTGGCTTTCCTGGCCGAATTCGGTTTTGCGTTCTTGATGTTCCTGTCGGGCCTGGAGGTGGATTTCACGGTGCTGGTGCCTCAGAATCGGCCATCGTCTTCGGAGCGGCGGCCAGTCTCCCCCGTCATGCTTGGCAGTTTGATCTTTATGCTTACGGTTACTCTCTCGGTGGTGGTTTCGTTCTGGTTCGCTGCTATGGGGCTGATACGGACGCCAATCTTGATGGGCCTGATTCTCAGCACGACATCGTTGGGGGTTGTGGTGCCCGTGCTGAAGGAACGGCGCATGATTTCGTCGGCGTACGGGCAGACGATCCTGGTGAGCGCCCTTCTCGCCGATTTCGCAACGCTTCTGCTCATCAGCGTGGTGGTGGCCATTCAGCAGCGGGGATTGACGCCAGACTTGCTGTTGGTGTTGGTGCTGGTTGTGGCGTTTTTCGTCCTTCTGCGGGTGGCGCAGGCTCTCCAGCGCATAGGCGTGGTGAGGCGGGTCATAACGGAATTGTCTAGCGCTACGGCGCAAATTCGGGTGCGGGGGGCGTTTGCCCTCATTGTACTGTGGGTGATGCTGGCCCAGGCTCTGGGGCTGGAGATTATCCTGGGGGCGTTCCTGGCCGGCGCGTTGGTGAGCCTTCTGGGCGGGAACCGAGAAGCGCCCCTACGAGAGAAATTGGAGGCCATCGGATTTGGCTTTTTCATTCCGATATTCTTCATCATGGTGGGCGTGCGCTTTGATTTAGGGTCGCTGGTGAATTCACCAGCGGCATTGGTGCTGCTGCCGGTGCTTTTGGTTGCGGCGTATGTGGTGAAAGTAGCGCCTGCGTTGTTGCTGCGCATGCGGTTCTCGTGGCGTGAGGCGCTGAGCGCAGGGCTGCTCCTGTCCTCGCGGCTGTCGCTTATCATCGCGGCGTCGGCAATTGCCCTGGAGTTAGGGACAATATCCGAGGCTGTGAACAGCGCGATCATTCTTGTGGCCATCGTTACCTGTACTGCTTCGCCGCTGCTCTTTCTGCGGTTTGCCCCGCGGGTGGAAGAGAAGGCGCGCCGGGGGGTTGTCATCGTGGGGGCGAGCGAACTGGGGCTCCTGGTGGCACGACGGCTGGCGGCAGAACAAATGCCCGCTACCATCGTGGGGCGGGACGAGGCGCGGATCGCAGTGGTGCGGCAACAGGGATTTGCGGCAGTGCACGGCGACCCGTTGGAATCGCGCACTCTGGAGCAGGCAGGCATCGCCAACGCGGAGGCGGTGGTGTCCGTTTCCAGTAGGCCCGAGGTGAATTGGCATGTGTGCAGCGTGGCGCTGCATGTGTACGGGGTGCCTACGGTGGTAGCCTGGGCCGACCGCGCCGAGGATGCCAGGGCGTTGCAGGATATGGGGGTGCTGGTGGTGCAGCCGGCGATGGCGACGGCGCTGGCTCTTGAGGGTGCTTTGCGGTTCCCGAGCGCTTTTGACCTGATTGCCAACAAGGAAGACGAAGCCGAACTAGGAGAGTCGGTGATCTGCGATGCCGCGCTTGATGGGGTACGCCTGCGCCACCTGACGATACCGGGGGGCGCGCTATTGATCGGGATTCGGCGCGATGGCGAAGTCATCGTGCCGCACGGCGACACGCGCCTGCGCCTGAACGATGTGGTGATGCTGGTGGGGCCACGGGATGCTGTGCGCGAGGCCTGCGAGTGGTTTGAGGGGAGATGTAAGTAG
- a CDS encoding SDR family oxidoreductase, protein MDTEYLISLFGLQGKTAFITGAGGVLFSSVAQALARAGANLVIADVAEEAARAVAQRCAALGAEAIAVKVDVLDRGSVEQALEATLARFGRVDILINGAGGNKREATTSKDLSFFDLPEAAFRWVFDLNLMGTVIPCQVIGRQMARQESGVILNIASMAAIRPLTNVVAYSAAKAAVVNFTQWLATHMSQNYCTQIRVNALAPGFFLTHQNRYLLVDEQTGQWTERGKTILAHTPMGCMGDPEFDLIGAVLWLVSPAARFVHGAVIPVDGGFAACSGV, encoded by the coding sequence ATGGACACGGAATATCTCATTTCTTTGTTCGGCCTCCAGGGGAAGACGGCTTTCATCACAGGGGCCGGGGGCGTGCTGTTCAGCAGCGTGGCCCAGGCGCTGGCCAGGGCAGGCGCTAACCTGGTGATCGCGGATGTGGCCGAGGAGGCGGCGAGGGCGGTGGCGCAGCGGTGCGCCGCGCTGGGGGCCGAGGCCATCGCCGTGAAGGTGGACGTGCTGGACCGCGGGAGCGTAGAGCAGGCGCTGGAGGCGACACTGGCGCGGTTTGGGCGCGTGGACATCCTCATCAACGGCGCGGGCGGCAACAAGCGGGAGGCCACTACGTCCAAGGACCTGTCGTTCTTTGACCTGCCCGAAGCCGCCTTCCGCTGGGTGTTTGACCTGAACCTCATGGGCACGGTCATCCCGTGCCAGGTCATCGGCCGGCAGATGGCTCGCCAGGAGTCGGGCGTGATCTTGAACATTGCGTCCATGGCGGCGATCCGCCCGCTCACGAACGTGGTGGCGTATTCGGCGGCGAAGGCGGCCGTGGTCAACTTCACCCAGTGGCTGGCGACCCACATGTCGCAGAACTACTGCACCCAAATCCGCGTCAACGCGCTGGCCCCCGGCTTTTTCCTCACCCATCAGAACCGCTACCTGCTGGTGGACGAGCAGACGGGGCAGTGGACCGAGCGCGGCAAGACGATTCTGGCGCACACGCCCATGGGGTGCATGGGCGACCCGGAGTTTGACCTCATCGGCGCGGTGTTGTGGCTGGTGTCGCCGGCGGCCCGTTTCGTCCATGGCGCGGTCATCCCCGTGGACGGCGGATTCGCGGCGTGCAGCGGCGTGTAA
- a CDS encoding HAD family hydrolase codes for MAIVPEAAKPLVELKPAREFFVGIDSDGCVFDTMEIKHKECFIPNIIRYWRLQPVSKYAREAAEFVNLYSKWRGINRWPALVMVFDLLRERPEVQRRHAVIPEAPQIRKFIASGRPLSNDSLKELVAETHDPELTQALEWSQAVNRTIEEIVFGVPPFPYVRESLEMMAQHADMVVVSQTPTEALVREWQEHGIDGYVRAIAGQEMGTKADHLRYAAGGKYPAGHVLMIGDAPGDLKAARANNALFFPINPGREDESWERFYKEGFPRFLRGEFAGDYEAALIREFEALLPETPPWKR; via the coding sequence ATGGCAATCGTACCCGAGGCCGCAAAACCCCTTGTGGAACTGAAGCCCGCCCGCGAGTTCTTCGTCGGGATAGACTCCGATGGCTGCGTGTTTGACACGATGGAGATCAAGCACAAGGAGTGCTTTATCCCCAACATCATCCGCTACTGGCGGCTGCAACCGGTGTCCAAGTACGCGCGGGAGGCGGCGGAGTTCGTGAACCTGTACTCCAAGTGGCGGGGCATCAACCGCTGGCCGGCGCTCGTCATGGTGTTTGACCTGCTGCGCGAGAGGCCCGAGGTGCAGCGACGCCACGCTGTCATCCCCGAAGCGCCGCAGATTCGCAAGTTCATCGCGTCGGGGCGCCCGCTGAGCAACGATTCGCTCAAGGAGTTGGTGGCCGAGACCCACGATCCCGAGTTGACCCAGGCGCTGGAATGGAGCCAGGCGGTGAACCGCACGATTGAGGAGATCGTCTTCGGCGTGCCGCCTTTCCCCTACGTGCGCGAGAGCCTGGAGATGATGGCGCAGCACGCGGATATGGTCGTTGTGTCGCAGACGCCCACCGAGGCGCTGGTGCGCGAGTGGCAAGAGCATGGGATAGACGGCTACGTGCGGGCCATCGCGGGGCAGGAGATGGGCACGAAGGCCGACCACCTGCGGTATGCGGCTGGCGGCAAGTATCCCGCGGGACATGTGCTGATGATCGGCGACGCGCCCGGGGACTTGAAGGCCGCCCGCGCCAACAACGCGCTGTTCTTCCCCATCAACCCGGGGCGCGAGGATGAGTCGTGGGAGCGGTTCTACAAGGAGGGTTTCCCGCGTTTCCTGCGCGGCGAATTCGCCGGCGACTACGAGGCCGCGCTGATTCGGGAGTTTGAGGCGCTGCTGCCCGAGACGCCGCCGTGGAAGCGGTAG
- a CDS encoding aminotransferase class III-fold pyridoxal phosphate-dependent enzyme — MRDHTKLLAELSEEYRRHSPKSAALHERAKACIVDGMSHARRSVTPFPPRPVRAKGAWVVDEDGHRILDFWQGHYANILGHNADVIVSAVARALEDGQGLQTGFEDRAHVEAAEILCRQTGAERVRFTTSGALATMYSILLARAYTGRDLVLKVGGGWHGAQPWGLKGVSFRDATRFAHMETEGFPGIIDESTLVSRFNDPQHLRDMFAQYGDRIACFIVEPFIGAGGFIPATPEYLREARALTERYGSVLIFDEVIAGFRFRAGDLGALYGVRPDLAAFGKIVGGGMPVAAVAGRADILALAGSGGGNRVRFTGGTYSAHPSSMVAAKTVMEHLAANEATIYPRLAELGAKTRQIMEAAFAEEGILARCTGDPRGAFSGSSLAMLHFPYDNAVEFNSPEDVYDPSKCDVALRDRVLQTALLLEDVHVVHGLGALSTAHTEADLEFLREACRRVARRIKPHL; from the coding sequence ATGAGAGATCACACGAAACTGCTGGCGGAACTTTCGGAAGAGTACCGGCGACACTCGCCGAAATCGGCGGCGCTCCACGAGCGGGCCAAAGCCTGCATCGTGGACGGCATGAGCCACGCGCGCCGTTCGGTAACGCCCTTCCCGCCCCGCCCGGTCCGAGCGAAGGGCGCCTGGGTGGTGGATGAGGACGGCCATCGGATTCTGGACTTCTGGCAGGGGCACTACGCCAACATCCTGGGCCACAATGCCGACGTCATCGTATCGGCGGTGGCCCGCGCGCTGGAAGACGGCCAGGGCCTCCAGACCGGATTTGAAGACCGCGCCCACGTGGAAGCCGCGGAGATTCTGTGTCGGCAGACGGGCGCCGAGCGCGTCCGATTCACCACCAGCGGCGCGCTGGCCACCATGTACAGCATCCTCCTGGCCCGCGCCTACACGGGCCGCGACCTGGTGCTGAAGGTGGGCGGGGGCTGGCACGGCGCCCAGCCCTGGGGCCTCAAGGGCGTGAGTTTCCGCGATGCCACTCGCTTCGCCCACATGGAAACGGAGGGCTTCCCCGGCATCATTGACGAGAGTACCCTCGTCTCCCGCTTCAACGACCCCCAACACCTACGAGACATGTTCGCCCAATACGGCGACCGCATCGCCTGCTTCATCGTGGAGCCATTCATCGGGGCGGGTGGGTTTATCCCCGCCACGCCCGAGTACCTGCGCGAGGCGCGCGCCCTCACCGAGCGCTATGGCAGCGTCCTCATCTTTGACGAAGTCATCGCGGGGTTCCGCTTCCGCGCCGGCGACTTGGGCGCGCTCTACGGCGTGCGGCCAGACCTGGCGGCCTTCGGCAAGATCGTCGGCGGGGGGATGCCCGTGGCGGCGGTGGCCGGCCGCGCCGACATCCTGGCCCTGGCCGGCTCCGGCGGCGGCAACCGCGTGCGTTTCACCGGCGGCACGTACTCGGCGCATCCGTCCTCCATGGTCGCGGCCAAAACCGTCATGGAGCACCTGGCGGCCAACGAAGCGACAATCTACCCGCGCCTGGCCGAACTCGGGGCGAAGACGCGCCAAATCATGGAGGCGGCATTCGCCGAAGAGGGGATTCTGGCCCGCTGCACCGGCGACCCGCGCGGCGCCTTCTCGGGCAGTTCCCTCGCCATGCTCCATTTCCCCTACGACAACGCGGTGGAATTCAACAGCCCCGAGGACGTGTACGACCCCAGCAAGTGCGACGTGGCGCTGCGCGACCGTGTGCTCCAGACCGCCCTGCTGCTGGAGGATGTCCACGTCGTGCACGGACTGGGCGCCCTGAGCACGGCCCACACCGAAGCCGACCTGGAATTCCTGCGCGAGGCCTGCCGCCGCGTGGCCCGGCGCATCAAGCCGCACCTGTAG